One part of the Salmo salar chromosome ssa10, Ssal_v3.1, whole genome shotgun sequence genome encodes these proteins:
- the calml4b gene encoding calmodulin-like protein 4 — protein MAKFLTQDQINEFKECFSLYDKKHKGKIEAKDLIIVMRCLGVSPTFIEVDRHLQISKIDKGGELDFSTFLTMMHQQIQQEDPRAEILEAMRMTDKQKKGYILSSELRAKLTGLGEKLTDKEVDELLKETGVGPDGCVHYEEFAKIMTLPSTYC, from the exons ATG GCAAAGTTCCTGACTCAAGACCAAATAAATG AATTCAAGGAATGCTTTTCACTCTATGACAAGAAGCACAAGGGTAAAATTGAGGCCAAGGACCTGATTATAGTAATGCGCTGCCTGGGGGTCAGCCCCACTTTCATTGAGGTGGACAGACACCTGCAAATCTCCAAGATTG ATAAGGGTGGAGAGCTGGACTTCTCCACCTTCCTGACCATGATGCACCAGCAGATCCAGCAGGAGGACCCCAGAGCAGAGATTCTGGAGGCCATGAGGATGACGGACAAACAGAAGAAGGGCTACATCCTGTCCTCGGAGCTCCGGGCCAAGCTCACCGGGCTGGGAGAGAAGCTCACTGATAAAGAAG TTGACGAGCTGCTGAAAGAGACTGGCGTTGGACCAGACGGATGTGTCCACTACGAGGAGTTTGCCAAAATAATGACCCTTCCTTCTACATACTGCTGA
- the LOC106560756 gene encoding relaxin-3 receptor 1-like, producing the protein MQTALSLLLVKAPALPRMGDTWNHNISSYNRSSTDPDRFSSLEDIDVTADGSPALRIMISIVYSVVCAAGLVGNLLVVFLMKVRRGRKRSTIHFFVLNLAMTDFQFVLTLPFWAVDTALDFSWPFGNAMCKIILSVTVMNMYASVFFLTAMSVTRYWSVASALKDRTRHRYCSVRWVSAVLWVSATVATAPTAIFSNMTNIAGEKLCLLRFPEGQHWLALYHLQKIIIAFVFPMLIVTICYLMLLRFVRLRSMNNNHPKRSNRVTKSVTIVVLSFFLCWMPNHAITFWGVLVKFNVVNWDKSYYMVHTYVFPVTVCLAHANSCLNPFLYCLMRREFRKMLKDLFWRVSSPVNSCQTRPFSATLKASVHGDTQIPLNVIDTDLCQLSIVNGQCDALAEDSQP; encoded by the coding sequence ATGCAAACGGCACTTAGCTTGCTGCTCGTAAAAGCACCTGCCTTGCCAAGAATGGGGGACACTTGGAACCACAACATCAGCTCTTATAACCGGTCCTCTACGGACCCAGACCGCTTCAGCAGCCTTGAGGACATAGATGTGACCGCCGACGGCAGTCCAGCGCTTCGAATCATGATATCAATCGTGTATTCTGTGGTTTGCGCAGCGGGTTTGGTGGGGAATTTGTTAGTCGTTTTCTTAATGAAAGTGAGACGAGGAAGAAAAAGGTCCACCATACACTTTTTTGTTCTTAATCTGGCCATGACGGACTTCCAGTTTGTCCTGACCCTGCCTTTCTGGGCGGTGGACACCGCTCTGGACTTCAGCTGGCCGTTTGGGAACGCGATGTGCAAGATCATTCTCTCTGTCACTGTTATGAACATGTACGCGAGTGTGTTCTTCCTCACTGCTATGAGTGTCACGCGCTACTGGTCCGTTGCCTCGGCTCTAAAGGACCGGACTAGACACAGATATTGTTCGGTGAGATGGGTAAGCGCAGTGCTCTGGGTCTCTGCCACTGTGGCCACCGCGCCAACGGCTATTTTCTCCAATATGACAAACATCGCTGGGGAGAAGCTCTGCCTTTTGCGGTTCCCGGAGGGCCAGCACTGGCTGGCTTTATATCACTTACAAAAAATTATAATTGCCTTTGTTTTCCCCATGCTCATAGTAACAATTTGCTATTTGATGCTCCTACGATTCGTTCGCCTGAGGAGTATGAACAATAACCATCCTAAACGGAGTAACAGAGTCACTAAATCCGTCACCATTGTGGTTCTTTCATTCTTTTTGTGTTGGATGCCAAATCACGCCATCACTTTCTGGGGCGTCCTGGTCAAATTTAATGTGGTGAACTGGGACAAATCTTACTATATGGTTCACACCTATGTTTTCCCTGTGACCGTGTGCCTGGCACATGCCAATAGTTGCTTGAACCCATTTTTATATTGTCTCATGCGAAGAGAGTTCAGGAAAATGCTGAAGGATTTATTCTGGCGGGTTTCCTCACCTGTAAACAGCTGCCAAACACGTCCATTTTCTGCAACTCTAAAAGCCTCTGTCCACGGTGACACCCAAATACCTTTGAATGTCATAGACACCGACCTCTGTCAACTATCCATTGTAAATGGGCAATGTGACGCATTAGCGGAGGACAGCCAACCATAA